CGTGGGTGCGGGTGCTCGGGGGTGGCTTCGGAGGTTGGGAACTCGGCCGCTTCGCTCACGCCTTCGAGCTCTCCTCGACGTGCTCGCCGTACGTGACCTTGCGGGCGACCGCCTGGCGCTGGAAGCGCAGCACCGTGTCGTCGGTCACCTCCAGGTCGACGTAGTCGTCGGCGACCCTCTGCACGCGGCCGTGCATGCCGCCGATCGTGATGACGTCGTCGCCCTTCTGCAGGGACGCGATCAGGTCCCGGTGTTCGCGCTGTCGCTTCTGCTGGGGACGGATCAACAGGAAGTACAGCACCGCCAGGAACAGCAGCGGGATCAGAAGTCCGCTGAACGCATCCATCCGAGGCAACCTCGCCGGTCGTCACGACGACGCCCGCCGGGCCGGCGGGCGTGGACCCGCCACTGTACCAGCGGTCGCCACCGCCCCCCAGGTACGAGGCGGGGCACGACGTCGCGGTGGCTGCGGTGGTCGCCGGTCGTGATGCACCTACTCGAACAGGGTCGGGTCCACGCCGTCGGGGCGGGGGGCGGGGACCCCGAGGTGACCGTGGGCGGCCGCCGTGGCCACGCGACCGCGGGGCGTGCGCTGGATGAACCCCTGTTGGATCAGGAACGGCTCGACCACGTCCTCGATCGTGTCGGGCTCCTCGCCGACCGCGGTCGCCAGGGTGGTCAGTCCCACGGGGCCGCCGCCGAAGCGGCGCACGACCGCTTCGAGGATGCGCAGGTCCAGGCGGTCCAGGCCGACCTCGTCGACCTCGAACACGGCCAGGGCGGCTCGGGCGACGTCCGCGTCGATGCGACCGTCGGCCTCCACCTGGGCGTAATCGCGGACCCGGCGCAGGAGCCGGTTGGCGATGCGGGGGGTGCCTCGAGACCGGCGGGCGACCTCGGCGGCGCCACCGTCGTCGAGCGACACCGACAGCAACCGTGCGGATCGGGTCACGATCCGCTTCAACTCCGCCGCTGCGTAGAACTCGAGGTGGGCGGCGAACCCGAACCGGTCGCGCAGCGGTGACGTCATCAGCCCGGTCCGCGTGGTGGCCCCCACCAACGTGAAGCGGGGCAGGTCCAGGCGGATCGAGCGTGCTGCGGGACCCTTCCCGACCACGATGTCGATCTGGAAGTCCTCCATCGCCGGGTACAGGACCTCCTCGACCTGCCGGGGCATGCGGTGGATCTCATCGACGAAGAGCACGTCACCGGGTTCGAGGTTGGTCAGGATGGCGGCGAGGTCACCGGGGCGTTCCAGTGCAGGGCCGGAGGTGGCCCGCAGCTGCGCGTCGAGCTCCGCGGCGATGATGCCCGCCAACGACGTCTTACCGAGACCCGGAGGCCCGCTGAGCAGGACGTGGTCGGCGGGTTGGCCGCGGCCCCGCGCCCCACGGATCACCAGCTCGAGCTGGCGTTTGATGCGGTCCTGGCCGACGAACTCGTCGAGCCGCCGTGGCCTCAGCGACGCCTCGTCGCGGTCCTCGTCGGGGAGAGCCGCCAGATCGAGCACCTCACTGCGTTCCGTCACTGGCCCGCCCCCGCCAGAGACCGCAGGGCAGCCCGCAGGAGCTCGCCGACGTCGCCGTCGTCGTGCAACGCTTCGACCGCTCGATGCGCCTCCGCCGCGCTGTAGCCGAGTTCCAACAGGGCCAGGCGGACCTCGCCCAGGGGAGTCGCGCCAGCCGCGGTAACGGCCACGACGTCCGCCTGTTCGCCCGAGCCGAGCTTGTCGCGGAGCTCGAGCACGAGCCGCTGGGCGCTCTTCTTACCGATGCCGGGCACGACCGTGAGCGCATCGACGTCGCCGCCCGCCACGGCCCGCCGCAGTGCGTCCGGCGCGAGCGTGGACAGCGCCGCCAACGCCAGCTTGGGCCCGACCCCCGACGCCGTCAGGAGCGCCTCGAACAGGTCTCTCACCTCCGCGGTGGGGAACCCGTACAGGGTCATGGAGTCCTCACGGACCTGGAGCGACGTGTGCAGCTCGACGTCACCACCGGGTCGCGGGAGCCGGCCGGCGAGCCCGGCGGGGACCACCACCAGGTAGCCGACCCCGCCCACGTCGACCACGACCTGGGCCGCGTCACCCGATGGGGAGCTGCCACGGGCGGCGACGCTGCCCCTCAGCTGTGCGATCATCGCTCACCTCGCGTCCCGCCCACCGCACGCACGTGTGGCCGGTCGAGGACGGCCTCCCAGTCCGCGGCGCCGTCAGCCTTGGCCGCCGCTTCGGCGCTGCGCAGCCGGCCGGAGGCGTTCGTCTCGTCGGGATCGCCGACCCGCCGGGCACGTGCCAGGTGGCACAGGGCGACCGCCAGGGCGTCGGACACGTCCGCGGGCGTGGGCCGGTGCGCGAGCCTCAGTTGGGCCGCCACCATCCGGGCCACTGCCTGCTTGTCGGCGCTGCCGTGACCAGCCACCGTCGACTTGACGTCCGTTGGGGTGTAGCTGGCCACCGGCAAGCCGGCTTGAGCCGCCGCCAGCAGCGCCACCCCGGCCGCCTGCCCGACGCCCATGGCGGTGCGGGCGTTGGCGGAGAACAGCACCCGCTCGCACGCCACCACGTCCGGTCCGTGACGGTCGATCGCGTCGGCGACGGCGACGTGCAGTGCAGCCAGGCGTCGCTCGATCGGCAGGTCTGCGGCGGTCCGCACGACGCCCATCGCGACCGCCGAGGGCGCCGCCGGTGGTCCGTCGACGACGCCCAAGCCACACCGGGTCAGCCCCGGGTCGACTCCCAGGACACGGAGCCGCATCACCTCTCCTCCCCGCGCCCGCCGTCGTGGGCATCGTCTGCGGGACGCCTCCGCGGGCGAGCCCCGAACAGGTGTTCACGGCACGATAGCAGCGCGGCGGGAGACGGCCGGGGAAGTCCAACACCGGTGAGAACGGGGCGCGATCCACCCACGGGCGCTCCTCGCAGCTTGTCCCCGCCGGACGCCACGGCGACCGCCATCGCTGCTGGGTGTCTCACGTGCCGTCGCCCTGTGGAGGTGGTGGGGCGTCGGCGGGTGGCTCGATGGTGATCGGCGCGTCGAAGCCGAAGTAGGCGTGGTCCATGAAGTGGCCCTGGGCGCGCATCTCGGCACGGCGGACGAGCCCGTCGGCGTCGATCGACAGCCGGTACCAGATCGGCGTCCGCTCGCCCACCAGGACGAAGAACGACACCGCCCGTGTCGGCGTTCCGGCGATCGCCTCCTCGCTGATGACGTGGACACCGCGCTTGCCCTCGTAGTCCCAGATGTAGGACGGGACCCGGAGCGACGGTCCGCGGCTGACCGTCCACGGCTCGTCCGCTTGGCGGCGCCAGATGACGTCGCCGATGCGGATCGTGACCCGGTCGTAGGTGTGGACCTCGAACCGCAGCCGGTCGGGGGCGACCATCGCGGCGGACGAGCGGATCGGGGGCTCGGTGGGCCCGAAGACCTCCTCGTAGCGCAGCGACCGCAGATCGCCCATGACCCGCGCCATCCGCTCGAGCACATCGGTGCCGTCGGGGGCGGGAAGTGGGGGGAGCTGGAACCTCGCGGGTGGAGCGTCCACGCCGTCCATGGTGACCTCGATGGTCTCTCCGCCGTCGAGCACCAGTGCGGTCTCGCGGCACGCCAGGCCGCACGACTCGAGGGTGTGCTGCTCGCCACCGACGGTGAGGGTGGCGCGCCGGCCTCCGGCGTTCTCCGTGCCGCCTGGCGGCAGGAGGTAGACGAGCACGTCGTTGCGTCCGGGACGGCCCGGGCGCAACGTCAGTCCCACGACCACGTCCCCGGTGGTCGCCGCCAGCGTCAGGTCGTCGTCACGGGGGTAGGCCGGCGACGCCGTGCCGTGGGCCTGGGCTGCATCCTCGGCCGCGCGCCGGGGCGGCACCGGGTAGGCGGCCAGTAGGGCAGCGGCCGCGACAACGATCACCGACAGCACCGCCTCGCGACGGGGACGGGCGACGCGACGCTGCCAGGCTCGCCACGACAGCGGCACCATGAGCGTGACCACGGCCAGCTTCAAGAACAGCACCCGCCCGTAGGAGGTCGTCCACAGATCGCTCAGAGCGAGGAGCTCCTGGGTTGCACGCAGGCTCCCGGACGCCACCGTGACGATGAACGCCGGGACCGCGACCGGGGAGAAGCGACGCAGGAGCTGACGCGCGCCATCACCCCGCCAGCCCTGCGGCGGGCGGACCGTCGCCAGGGCCAGGATGCCGCCCACCCACAGACCCGCGGACAGCAGGTGGGCCGCGTCGACCGTGACCGCCCACCACGTCGGCCGGGCCGCCGCAGCGTGACCCGACGCTGCCAGCGCCCCGACCGCGGCGACCACGCCGGCCGCAGCCACCCATCGGAGCCCCCCCGCCGCCGCGAACAGGGCGAGCCCCTCCGCCGCAAGACGCACCAGCCGAGGGATCCCGGGGTCGGCGGTCAGGTAGCGGCCCACCGACATCGGCGACACCGTCGGGGCGGCGAGCAACGCCTCGCCGACCACCACGGCCGCACCGGCCGCCAGGGCCACACCCAGGATCCAGGCGAGCCGGACCCGCACCCACGGCAGCTGCGGGTCGCGTCGCCGCAGCCGCGAGAGGAGCAACATGCCGACGGCGGTGAGCAGCGCCGCGTACTCCACCGCACGCCCGACCGCCAGGACCACGTCGGCAGTCCCCGGCTCGACCGTGGTCGCCGGGGCAGTGTCGGTCGGGGTGACTCCCACACCGAACCGGAACGACCCGCGCAGCGTGTGACCGTCCAGCGGCGAGACCGTCTTCCACTCGACGACGTAGACGCCTTGCGCGGTCGTGTCGAGGGCCGCGGCCATCGTCCGCTCGCCCGCCGAGGTCCGCTCCCAGGCCTGCCCGTCGGGGTCGGTCACACGCAGCGACGACAGGTCGATGATGAGCGGCTCGCTGAAACGCACCGTGACGAGCCCCGGTGCGGTCGCCAGTTGCGTGCCGGCTTCCGGCTCCGACGACACGAGCGCCGCGTGACCCCACGCCGGCGGGATGCCGACCGCGAGGAGCCATGCCCCGACGAGCAGGCCAACGAACACGGTGGACGCGCGGACGCCACGACGCACGGTTGAGAGCACGACCTCTGGATACGGGGCTGCCGGTAGCCGGCCCATCATCCTACCGTCGCGTAGTAGCACCGGGGGGCGGCCTGCCGAGCCGGCCGCGGAGGCGGCGACAGGCAGTCGGCGAGGCACGTTGAAGTGAGACAGGTGTCGCTACGAGATGCTGCGACGGACCTCTCGCCTGCGGAGATATTCGGCGACGTCGTCGTAACGGTCGTCCGCGTTGGCGAACTCGACGTAGTTGCGCGCCCGCGCGAGCCACTCGATGGTCGTTGGACGGACGCTCGCCACGGCTTCGACGAGGTGCGCTCCCGTCAGCGGAGGCTCACCACCGCGGACGAGCGCCTCCTCGATGACGGCATCGATCGCCAGCTCGACCAT
This sequence is a window from Actinomycetota bacterium. Protein-coding genes within it:
- the yajC gene encoding preprotein translocase subunit YajC, with protein sequence MDAFSGLLIPLLFLAVLYFLLIRPQQKRQREHRDLIASLQKGDDVITIGGMHGRVQRVADDYVDLEVTDDTVLRFQRQAVARKVTYGEHVEESSKA
- the ruvB gene encoding Holliday junction branch migration DNA helicase RuvB, producing MTERSEVLDLAALPDEDRDEASLRPRRLDEFVGQDRIKRQLELVIRGARGRGQPADHVLLSGPPGLGKTSLAGIIAAELDAQLRATSGPALERPGDLAAILTNLEPGDVLFVDEIHRMPRQVEEVLYPAMEDFQIDIVVGKGPAARSIRLDLPRFTLVGATTRTGLMTSPLRDRFGFAAHLEFYAAAELKRIVTRSARLLSVSLDDGGAAEVARRSRGTPRIANRLLRRVRDYAQVEADGRIDADVARAALAVFEVDEVGLDRLDLRILEAVVRRFGGGPVGLTTLATAVGEEPDTIEDVVEPFLIQQGFIQRTPRGRVATAAAHGHLGVPAPRPDGVDPTLFE
- the ruvA gene encoding Holliday junction branch migration protein RuvA; this translates as MIAQLRGSVAARGSSPSGDAAQVVVDVGGVGYLVVVPAGLAGRLPRPGGDVELHTSLQVREDSMTLYGFPTAEVRDLFEALLTASGVGPKLALAALSTLAPDALRRAVAGGDVDALTVVPGIGKKSAQRLVLELRDKLGSGEQADVVAVTAAGATPLGEVRLALLELGYSAAEAHRAVEALHDDGDVGELLRAALRSLAGAGQ
- the ruvC gene encoding crossover junction endodeoxyribonuclease RuvC, whose translation is MRLRVLGVDPGLTRCGLGVVDGPPAAPSAVAMGVVRTAADLPIERRLAALHVAVADAIDRHGPDVVACERVLFSANARTAMGVGQAAGVALLAAAQAGLPVASYTPTDVKSTVAGHGSADKQAVARMVAAQLRLAHRPTPADVSDALAVALCHLARARRVGDPDETNASGRLRSAEAAAKADGAADWEAVLDRPHVRAVGGTRGER
- a CDS encoding copper resistance protein CopC/CopD; this translates as MLSTVRRGVRASTVFVGLLVGAWLLAVGIPPAWGHAALVSSEPEAGTQLATAPGLVTVRFSEPLIIDLSSLRVTDPDGQAWERTSAGERTMAAALDTTAQGVYVVEWKTVSPLDGHTLRGSFRFGVGVTPTDTAPATTVEPGTADVVLAVGRAVEYAALLTAVGMLLLSRLRRRDPQLPWVRVRLAWILGVALAAGAAVVVGEALLAAPTVSPMSVGRYLTADPGIPRLVRLAAEGLALFAAAGGLRWVAAAGVVAAVGALAASGHAAAARPTWWAVTVDAAHLLSAGLWVGGILALATVRPPQGWRGDGARQLLRRFSPVAVPAFIVTVASGSLRATQELLALSDLWTTSYGRVLFLKLAVVTLMVPLSWRAWQRRVARPRREAVLSVIVVAAAALLAAYPVPPRRAAEDAAQAHGTASPAYPRDDDLTLAATTGDVVVGLTLRPGRPGRNDVLVYLLPPGGTENAGGRRATLTVGGEQHTLESCGLACRETALVLDGGETIEVTMDGVDAPPARFQLPPLPAPDGTDVLERMARVMGDLRSLRYEEVFGPTEPPIRSSAAMVAPDRLRFEVHTYDRVTIRIGDVIWRRQADEPWTVSRGPSLRVPSYIWDYEGKRGVHVISEEAIAGTPTRAVSFFVLVGERTPIWYRLSIDADGLVRRAEMRAQGHFMDHAYFGFDAPITIEPPADAPPPPQGDGT